The proteins below come from a single Mya arenaria isolate MELC-2E11 chromosome 8, ASM2691426v1 genomic window:
- the LOC128244798 gene encoding uncharacterized protein LOC128244798, translating to MALPKTQNPGNPRQQGAQQVGGGHQPPLQQQQQQQQQQQQQQQQQQQQQQQQQQQQQQQQQQQQQQQQQQQQQQQQQQQQQQQQRQRRVENMHDSVKKLSLLSCACSLSVLLLRIAKKQGFPTPALRPEVLTGIIMLYFFTAFERFEVANELKISQGQAPRTITMFVRFCIFWIPKAFGCEIGDFIAPILKAKHSTPALKEVADNLTEIKNKASRYAAARGSIDNAMRALTNTEKNVEHMKGQSEELLKGLPLELLGIKRPTFHQLRRGNVTISEPKLVIPAKRMPRRSTLASDYAKKIQKEIKNVYEIMKDVLKFDSEKLFSATKKQMQSLIHHLQCFEEIKSQVEVSLTKLASLSQKNSPPACEDLVTLLEETKPVLQLKKYDGFNASLQMLEKSHKELQSLIQSKGLSRSSFFKLRKAYIQINGHVKDFDKMLNTLRRDATYFRQMQFLRRLIQSSPKLPNVFRSIFALQSKADEIKIFENESNKCLTAAVQSLQTESISPQLQTKAANSVASLVAGFDNVAEMNKLRPKLEEFCKATGVNVPHQWTLIMRRCDIVCVGMEICPSGIFGDTGIVQI from the exons ATGGCCCTACCCAAAACGCAGAACCCTGGAAATCCCCGTCAACAAGGAGCACAACAAGTG GGCGGCGGACATCAGCCAccattacaacaacaacaacagcaacaacagcagcagcagcagcaacaacaacaacaacaacagcagcagcaacaacaacaacaacaacaacaacaacaacagcaacaacagcaacaacaacagcagcagcagcaacaacaacaacaacaacagcaacaacagcaacagcagcaaaGACAAAGACGAGTTGAAAATATGCACGATTCAGTAAAGAAATTGAGCCTTTTATCATGTGCATGTTCTCTTTCAGTTTTGCTGCTAagaattgcaaaaaaacaaggTTTTCCTACCCCAGCTCTGCGTCCTGAAGTACTTACAGGTATTATCATGCTTTATTTCTTTACCGCGTTCGAACGTTTTGAAGTCGCCAATGAATTGAAAATATCACAGGGACAGGCACCGAGAACGATAACGATGTTTGTCCgattttgtatattttggaTTCCTAAAGCTTTCGGTTGTGAGATTGGTGATTTCATTGCTCCCATACTAAAAGCGAAACATTCAACACCTGCTTTAAAAGAAGTTGCTGATAACCTcactgaaataaagaataaagcGTCTAGGTATGCTGCCGCAAGAGGAAGTATAGACAATGCCATGAGGGCGCTCACAAACACCGAGAAAAATGTCGAGCATATGAAAGGACAATCTGAGGAATTATTGAAGGGTTTACCTCTTGAATTATTAGGTATAAAGCGGCCAACATTTCATCAACTACGAAGGGGTAATGTTACAATTTCTGAACCGAAACTGGTTATTCCGGCCAAGCGTATGCCGCGAAGGAGCACATTAGCCAGTGACTATGCTAAGAAGAtacaaaaggaaataaaaaacgTGTACGAAATCATGAAAGATGTTCTGAAATTTGATTCAGAGAAATTGTTTTCAGCCACAAAGAAACAAATGCAATCATTGATTCATCATCTACAgtgttttgaagaaattaaatCTCAAGTGGAAGTAAGCCTCACTAAGTTGGCATCCCTTTCACAGAAGAACAGCCCACCTGCTTGCGAAGATTTGGTAACACTACTTGAAGAAACGAAACCTGTTTTACAACTAAAGAAATACGATGGCTTCAACGCAAGTTTGCAAATGCTGGAAAAGAGTCACAAAGAGTTGCAAAGTTTGATTCAGAGCAAAGGCTTAAGCCGCAGTTCTTTCTTTAAACTTAGAAAAGCTTATATACAGATAAATGGCCACGTtaaagattttgataaaatgttgaatacGTTACGAAGGGATGCGACGTACTTTAGGCAAATGCAGTTCCTTCGGAGATTAATACAATCATCACCAAAATTACCAAATGTATTCCGGTCTATATTTGCACTCCAGAGCAAAGCAGAcgaaatcaaaatatttgaaaatgaatcgAATAAATGTTTAACAGCAGCCGTACAAAGCCTCCAAACAGAGAGTATTTCTCcacaattacaaacaaaagCAGCTAATTCAGTCGCTAGTCTGGTGGCAGGCTTTGATAACGTTGCTGAGATGAACAAATTGAGGCCCAAACTAGAAGAATTCTGTAAAGCTACGGGTGTAAACGTGCCTCACCAATGGACTCTAATCATGCGGCGATGCGACATCGTGTGTGTTGGAATGGAAATTTGTCCATCTGGAATATTTGGAGACACTGGAATAGTACAGATATGA